AACCAGAGGATCTGCCACTGACTGCGTGCAACGGGGTCGGAGGCCTTCCGGTAGCGCTGTTCTAAATCAGCCATCGGTAGGTGTTCAGCAAGCGTAAGACGTTTCGACATACCTCTAGTATATACCAAGATTTGGTATTACACAAGTAGGGAAGGAATAACACATGTTTCTTGCGAACAAACTGCATCTGGATGTCCTCCGCGAGCATAAGCAACGGGCTGAAGAATCGGGAGCGCCAGTGGTCTTAAATCCCAACGAGGTGCATGAAGAGTTTAAGGCGCGATTGGGATTGAATGGCAAAGTTGCCACGGTCATGACCGGGGTTTACGGGTCAATGTACTTTGTCTATTTCCTGGTTTGTTTTATGGCCGGGTGGATGCTCTGGCAAAGTCTTATGGGACACGGAGCTTTCGATCCCTATCCTTTTCTGCTGCTGCTCTTTATCGGCAATCTGATTCAGCTTGTGGGCGGGCCAATCATCCAGGTCGGCCAGAACCTTTCTTCGGCGCATTCGGAACTGCGGGCTGAGGCAGATTATGAGGTAAACAAGAAGAGCTTCGCCGACCTTCAAGATATGCAGGCCCGTCTGGAGAAGCTGGAATTGGAGAACCGCGAATTGCTTCAGTGGATCAAGCAGAATGCAGTGATCCACGTCTCTCAAGAAGCTCAGACGCTCAAAGCGCCTCCACCTGACATCACCAGCGAGCAGTAGCGTTG
The nucleotide sequence above comes from Ktedonobacterales bacterium. Encoded proteins:
- a CDS encoding DUF1003 domain-containing protein; this encodes MFLANKLHLDVLREHKQRAEESGAPVVLNPNEVHEEFKARLGLNGKVATVMTGVYGSMYFVYFLVCFMAGWMLWQSLMGHGAFDPYPFLLLLFIGNLIQLVGGPIIQVGQNLSSAHSELRAEADYEVNKKSFADLQDMQARLEKLELENRELLQWIKQNAVIHVSQEAQTLKAPPPDITSEQ